A DNA window from Argiope bruennichi chromosome X2, qqArgBrue1.1, whole genome shotgun sequence contains the following coding sequences:
- the LOC129960228 gene encoding protein disulfide isomerase Creld1-like isoform X1 has product MIISDVLFGFLVFIYFKVTASELPPINMDSLGSLPSFKDKTVSSCSVCRNLAISFLKAVDETTRQSFAGGDADWEREKLGAYENSELRFIEIQEKLCSDITSGKDQCYNLAELHEEVLEDWFYKKRAQNLDLFQYLCINELKFCCPNNTYGPNCIPCPGGVEEPCGGHGRCMNGGTREQPGNCICNTGYTGVLCDECKHGYYQDKSSSSFSCKMCDKACKDYCRGPGPKNCEVCSDGYYFHEDEGCISEFDLNSSKATGDSLNDTENTKIGLDGRKEDVVPTATQSEHSEL; this is encoded by the exons ATGATCATTTCAGATGTTTTATTTGGATtccttgtatttatttattttaaagttacagCATCAGAATTACCACCTATAAATATGGATAGTTTGGGAAGCTTACCTTCGTTTAAAGATAAAACAGTGTCATCCTGTAGTGTATGCAGAAATCTTGCAATATCATTTCTAAAg GCAGTTGATGAAACTACTAGACAAAGTTTTGCAGGAGGTGATGCTGATTGGGAAAGAGAAAAACTTGGTGCTTATGAAAATAG TGAATTACGGTTTattgaaattcaagaaaagttATGCAGTGATATTACATCAGGAAAAGACCAG TGCTATAATCTTGCTGAACTGCATGAAGAAGTACTAGAAGActggttttataaaaaaagagcacaaaatcttgatttattccaatatttatgtataaatgagTTAAAAT TTTGCTGCCCTAATAATACATATGGGCCGAATTGCATTCCATGTCCTGGAGGTGTTGAAGAACCTTGTGGTGGTCATGGCAGATGTATG aatggtGGAACAAGAGAACAACCTGGAAATTGCATTTGTAATACTGGATATACTGGAGTTCTTTGTGATGAATGTAAGCATGGATATTACCAAGATAAAAGCAGTTCTTCATTTTCTTGCAAGATGTGTGATAAAGCTTGTAAAGATTATTGTAGAGGACCAGGGCCAAAAAATTGTGAAGTTTGCTCCGATGGATATTATTTTCATGAAGATGAAGGTTGCATAA GTGAATTTGATTTGAATTCATCAAAGGCAACTGGAGACTCGTTAAATGATACGGAGAATACAAAAATCGGATTAGATGGCCGAAAAGAGGATGTTGTACCTACTGCAACACAATCTGAACATTCAGAATTATAG
- the LOC129960228 gene encoding protein disulfide isomerase CRELD2-like isoform X3, with product MIISDVLFGFLVFIYFKVTASELPPINMDSLGSLPSFKDKTVSSCSVCRNLAISFLKAVDETTRQSFAGGDADWEREKLGAYENSELRFIEIQEKLCSDITSGKDQNGGTREQPGNCICNTGYTGVLCDECKHGYYQDKSSSSFSCKMCDKACKDYCRGPGPKNCEVCSDGYYFHEDEGCISEFDLNSSKATGDSLNDTENTKIGLDGRKEDVVPTATQSEHSEL from the exons ATGATCATTTCAGATGTTTTATTTGGATtccttgtatttatttattttaaagttacagCATCAGAATTACCACCTATAAATATGGATAGTTTGGGAAGCTTACCTTCGTTTAAAGATAAAACAGTGTCATCCTGTAGTGTATGCAGAAATCTTGCAATATCATTTCTAAAg GCAGTTGATGAAACTACTAGACAAAGTTTTGCAGGAGGTGATGCTGATTGGGAAAGAGAAAAACTTGGTGCTTATGAAAATAG TGAATTACGGTTTattgaaattcaagaaaagttATGCAGTGATATTACATCAGGAAAAGACCAG aatggtGGAACAAGAGAACAACCTGGAAATTGCATTTGTAATACTGGATATACTGGAGTTCTTTGTGATGAATGTAAGCATGGATATTACCAAGATAAAAGCAGTTCTTCATTTTCTTGCAAGATGTGTGATAAAGCTTGTAAAGATTATTGTAGAGGACCAGGGCCAAAAAATTGTGAAGTTTGCTCCGATGGATATTATTTTCATGAAGATGAAGGTTGCATAA GTGAATTTGATTTGAATTCATCAAAGGCAACTGGAGACTCGTTAAATGATACGGAGAATACAAAAATCGGATTAGATGGCCGAAAAGAGGATGTTGTACCTACTGCAACACAATCTGAACATTCAGAATTATAG
- the LOC129960228 gene encoding protein disulfide isomerase Creld1-like isoform X2, with the protein MDSLGSLPSFKDKTVSSCSVCRNLAISFLKAVDETTRQSFAGGDADWEREKLGAYENSELRFIEIQEKLCSDITSGKDQCYNLAELHEEVLEDWFYKKRAQNLDLFQYLCINELKFCCPNNTYGPNCIPCPGGVEEPCGGHGRCMNGGTREQPGNCICNTGYTGVLCDECKHGYYQDKSSSSFSCKMCDKACKDYCRGPGPKNCEVCSDGYYFHEDEGCISEFDLNSSKATGDSLNDTENTKIGLDGRKEDVVPTATQSEHSEL; encoded by the exons ATGGATAGTTTGGGAAGCTTACCTTCGTTTAAAGATAAAACAGTGTCATCCTGTAGTGTATGCAGAAATCTTGCAATATCATTTCTAAAg GCAGTTGATGAAACTACTAGACAAAGTTTTGCAGGAGGTGATGCTGATTGGGAAAGAGAAAAACTTGGTGCTTATGAAAATAG TGAATTACGGTTTattgaaattcaagaaaagttATGCAGTGATATTACATCAGGAAAAGACCAG TGCTATAATCTTGCTGAACTGCATGAAGAAGTACTAGAAGActggttttataaaaaaagagcacaaaatcttgatttattccaatatttatgtataaatgagTTAAAAT TTTGCTGCCCTAATAATACATATGGGCCGAATTGCATTCCATGTCCTGGAGGTGTTGAAGAACCTTGTGGTGGTCATGGCAGATGTATG aatggtGGAACAAGAGAACAACCTGGAAATTGCATTTGTAATACTGGATATACTGGAGTTCTTTGTGATGAATGTAAGCATGGATATTACCAAGATAAAAGCAGTTCTTCATTTTCTTGCAAGATGTGTGATAAAGCTTGTAAAGATTATTGTAGAGGACCAGGGCCAAAAAATTGTGAAGTTTGCTCCGATGGATATTATTTTCATGAAGATGAAGGTTGCATAA GTGAATTTGATTTGAATTCATCAAAGGCAACTGGAGACTCGTTAAATGATACGGAGAATACAAAAATCGGATTAGATGGCCGAAAAGAGGATGTTGTACCTACTGCAACACAATCTGAACATTCAGAATTATAG